The proteins below are encoded in one region of Passer domesticus isolate bPasDom1 chromosome 22, bPasDom1.hap1, whole genome shotgun sequence:
- the RPL22 gene encoding large ribosomal subunit protein eL22, producing MAPAQKKPAAKGGKKKKQVLKFTLDCTHPVEDGIMDAANFEQFLQERIKVNGKAGNLGGGVVTIERSKSKITVTSEVPFSKRYLKYLTKKYLKKNNLRDWLRVVANSKESYELRYFQINQDEEEEEEED from the exons ATGGCGCCCGCG CAGAAGAAGCCTGCGGCGAAAGGtggcaagaaaaagaagcaGGTTCTGAAGTTCACGCTGGACTGCACGCACCCCGTCGAGGATGGCATCATGGACGCCGCCAACTTC GAGCAGTTCCTGCAGGAGCGCATCAAGGTGAACGGCAAAGCGGGAAACCTGGGCGGGGGCGTGGTGACCATCGAGAGGAGCAAGAGCAAGATCACCGTCACGTCAGAGGTGCCCTTCTCCAAGAG GTACCTCAAGTACCTGACCAAGAAGTACCTGAAGAAGAACAACCTGCGGGACTGGCTGCGCGTGGTGGCCAACAGCAAGGAGAGCTACGAGCTGCGCTACTTCCAGATCAAccaggatgaggaggaggaggaagaagaggattGA